Proteins from a single region of Lepus europaeus isolate LE1 chromosome 4, mLepTim1.pri, whole genome shotgun sequence:
- the LOC133758884 gene encoding olfactory receptor 2T27-like yields the protein MEAVDWVNVSEDWQEAGRQPWNYSSASGFVLTSLFNNSQMHLFLFSMVMLIYLLAMAGNTSMVLLIWADARLHTPMYFLLSQLSFLDIFFTSVTVPKMIVGFLFGWTSISFEGCGAQMFSFMFLGAAECLLLALMAYDRYVAICNPLHYPVLMSRRVCLLMVVAAWLGGSRNAFIQTSMTLQFPYCGSRKIAHFFCEVPSLLMLACADTKAYKQVFFVTRVVVLLVPITFITSSYALILAAVLRMHSIEGRQKALATCSSHLTVVNLFYGPLVYTYMLPARYHSPGQDDVVSVFYTVLTPMLNPLIYSLRNKK from the coding sequence TGAGgattggcaggaagcaggcagaCAGCCCTGGAACtactcctctgcctctggctttgttctcACCAGCCTTTTTAACAACAGTCAGATGCACCTGTTCCTCTTCAGCATGGTAATGTTGATCTACCTCCTCGCCATGGCCGGCAACACCTCCATGGTCCTCCTGATCTGGGCCGATGCCCGGCTCCACACGCCCATGTACTTCCTTCTCAGCCAGCTGTCCTTCCTGGACATCTTCTTTACTTCAGTCACTGTCCCCAAGATGATAGTGGGCTTCCTCTTCGGTTGGACGAGCATCTCATTTGAGGGCTGTGGGGCACAAATGTTTTCCTTCATGTTCCTGGGAGCTGCAGAGTGCCTCCTGCTGGCCCTCATGGCCTATGACCGCTACGTGGCCATTTGCAACCCTCTGCACTACCCAGTGCTCATGAGCCGCCGGGTCTGTCTGCTCATGGTTGTGGCCGCCTGGCTTGGAGGGTCCCGCAATGCCTTTATCCAGACCTCTATGACCCTGCAATTTCCCTACTGTGGCTCACGGAAAATTGCCCACTTCTTTTGTGAAGTGCCCTCACTGCTGATGTTGGCCTGTGCAGACACCAAGGCTTACAAGCAGGTATTCTTTGTGACCAGGGTGGTAGTGCTCCTGGTGCCCATTACATTCATCACCAGCTCCTATGCCCTCATCCTGGCAGCTGTGCTCCGGATGCACTCTATAGAGGGGCGTCAGAAGGCCctggccacctgctcctcccacttAACAGTTGTCAACCTATTCTATGGGCCCCTTGTCTACACCTACATGTTGCCCGCACGCTACCACTCACCTGGCCAGGATGATGTAGTGTCTGTCTTCTATACTGTTCTCACGCCCATGCTCAACCCTCTCATCTACAGCCTCAGGAACAAGAAGTGA